A genomic window from Candidatus Binatia bacterium includes:
- a CDS encoding patatin-like phospholipase family protein — MDADEAKTYPEDLLPWELRDISRRREKTSSGRPIPWLDPFVQAVEQAEMLIAEAERVLDAVRRQYRTRRWLRKLWPVPAIEEAESRLNQLLKLRADTKAELERAAREAGHAPNLTDFNLVGLAFSGGGIRSATFNLGILQGLADLGILRFFDYLSTVSGGGYIGSWLAAWIWHERTSPGGGLAAVEKQLKPALVARRPQSTKPEEPEAIFHLRRYSNYLTPRLGFFSQDTWTGIAIYVRNLLLIQLILVPSLAFVLLIPKILTKGFQEVSSDRLLWTGMAALLLAAVVALVSVASALNRLRMAQERHFHLWKLQWLICVPLAAAALIFSWLFGMQRLGLAELPPLASLTRLLLADSSWAYLGWALTLGILNVLVFIVCAAWHRAESNYLRRIAADFVAGAVAGILLCVLLRFGLWPWAGRGRLWDVLGWGPPIFLIVFLLAVSVQVGLRGVTESDEAREWRASMGAWLLIYALLWSGVFAISFYGPLAWQLLGDWAKTKNTLILSWIGSTVAAILAGKSPNSGGPNSATKTEWVAKIAPVVAVLGLLILVASLSNEIVNQWSSTEPTKEPSIKQNAGLSKIVGTARINSEPVQVDVKLQAEEALLKKPHATHRYWRGIKRAKPEVIGLLLALCFAVAGVLAYTVDVNEFSLHASYRNRLVRCYLGASSGDDRNPDWITGFDPNDDFPLASLRSGLGHQHLGCYDGPFLIVNTALNLMAGKELAWQQRKAFSFVLTPRFCGGPLTDYRETEKFCGGINLGTAFAISGAAVSPNMGYHSSGPIAFLLTLFNVRLGWWVGNPKKNDKYKNRGPKLGFPYLLTELFGQSNADRGYVYLSDGGHFENLGIYELVRRRCKYIVCCDAGADPLTTFEDLGNAIRKIRADLGVSIEIVGEMIRPQPGQSHSRWHQAIGVIRYDQVDSGESVGMLVYIKASLTGDEPADVLEHAGRHPMFPHDTTADQFFDESQFESYRKLGEHVAWEVFRSAAPELNKGSDAIFNALRHHWVSVPPGIEESFLHQKEAWIELEAKLREDPQLAGYDLRIYPELERLLGAAPHALLVRDPRAELHFCNRQIQLMENVFIALQFREYHAYALNRGWMNLFRRWAAAPTFQKLWPGLRGSYSRSFVDFVEENLLPQFYFDIVEQVPAYLEAQLLDEFEQDRLSLAILPQVRQVFEEPLPLGATGRNAVWIVVPRTLQPPTEAWGMAVAAPTTDPNVHQLFVWIRGAHRNLGLGSGLLDKAIPLLKQNFTGRRLLVDLGGEDPSSAGYQQRKAAWLRFYCQRGFEKDSSDRKRLRLTLQL; from the coding sequence ATGGATGCGGACGAGGCCAAAACCTATCCGGAAGATCTGCTGCCGTGGGAGCTGCGAGATATTTCCCGCCGCCGCGAGAAGACGTCGTCCGGCCGTCCGATACCCTGGCTCGATCCATTCGTGCAGGCCGTCGAGCAGGCCGAGATGCTCATCGCCGAAGCGGAAAGAGTTCTCGATGCGGTGAGACGGCAATATCGAACCCGTAGGTGGCTCCGCAAGCTCTGGCCAGTTCCCGCCATTGAAGAAGCCGAATCGCGTCTCAACCAATTGCTTAAGCTGCGCGCGGATACAAAGGCCGAGCTTGAACGAGCGGCGCGGGAAGCCGGGCACGCTCCGAACCTGACCGACTTCAATCTGGTCGGTCTGGCCTTTTCCGGAGGCGGCATCCGCAGCGCCACCTTTAACCTCGGCATTCTTCAAGGCCTCGCAGACCTGGGGATTCTGCGATTCTTCGACTATCTTTCCACCGTCTCGGGCGGAGGCTATATCGGAAGCTGGCTCGCCGCGTGGATCTGGCACGAGCGGACGAGCCCCGGCGGAGGGCTTGCCGCCGTCGAAAAACAGCTCAAGCCCGCTCTGGTCGCCAGGCGGCCTCAATCGACAAAGCCGGAAGAACCGGAAGCGATTTTTCATCTCCGGCGCTACAGCAACTACCTCACGCCGCGGCTCGGTTTTTTCTCGCAGGACACGTGGACGGGAATCGCGATCTACGTCCGCAATCTTCTTCTCATCCAGCTGATCCTGGTTCCTTCGTTAGCGTTCGTTCTCTTGATCCCAAAAATTCTGACGAAAGGGTTTCAGGAGGTTTCTAGCGATAGGCTCCTTTGGACCGGTATGGCGGCGCTTTTGCTGGCGGCAGTTGTGGCGCTGGTTTCCGTGGCCTCCGCCCTGAATCGCCTCCGAATGGCGCAGGAGCGACATTTTCACCTGTGGAAGCTTCAATGGTTGATTTGCGTTCCGCTCGCCGCCGCCGCGCTGATTTTTTCCTGGCTTTTCGGCATGCAGCGATTGGGTCTCGCTGAGCTTCCGCCGCTCGCGTCGCTTACGCGGCTTTTGCTGGCGGACAGTTCGTGGGCGTATCTCGGGTGGGCTTTGACGCTCGGGATTCTGAACGTGCTGGTATTTATTGTCTGCGCCGCATGGCATCGCGCCGAGTCGAATTATTTGCGCCGGATCGCCGCCGACTTTGTAGCCGGCGCCGTCGCAGGGATTCTTCTCTGCGTTCTGCTGCGCTTTGGCCTTTGGCCCTGGGCCGGGAGAGGCAGGCTGTGGGACGTCCTCGGTTGGGGTCCGCCGATCTTTTTAATCGTTTTTCTCCTTGCCGTCTCCGTGCAGGTCGGTCTCAGGGGAGTGACTGAATCGGATGAAGCCCGCGAGTGGCGCGCGAGCATGGGCGCATGGCTGCTGATCTACGCGCTGCTCTGGTCCGGCGTGTTTGCGATCTCGTTCTATGGACCGTTAGCGTGGCAATTGTTGGGAGATTGGGCGAAAACGAAAAACACGCTGATCTTAAGCTGGATCGGCAGCACCGTAGCGGCGATTCTTGCCGGCAAGAGTCCGAACAGCGGCGGCCCGAACAGCGCGACGAAAACGGAATGGGTCGCAAAGATCGCGCCGGTTGTCGCCGTCCTCGGACTTTTGATTTTGGTGGCGTCGTTGTCGAACGAGATCGTCAACCAATGGTCATCGACCGAACCGACGAAAGAGCCGTCAATCAAGCAAAATGCGGGGTTATCCAAGATCGTGGGAACCGCACGGATCAATTCGGAACCCGTCCAAGTCGATGTGAAACTGCAAGCCGAAGAGGCATTACTAAAAAAACCTCACGCGACGCATCGCTATTGGAGAGGAATTAAGCGCGCCAAGCCGGAGGTCATCGGCTTGTTATTGGCGCTTTGTTTCGCAGTTGCCGGCGTGCTGGCCTACACTGTCGATGTCAACGAATTCTCTTTGCACGCTTCCTATAGGAACCGGCTGGTGCGGTGCTATTTAGGTGCATCGAGCGGCGACGATAGGAATCCCGATTGGATCACCGGCTTCGATCCCAATGATGATTTTCCGCTTGCGAGTCTCCGTAGCGGCCTAGGACATCAACACCTGGGCTGTTACGACGGACCTTTTCTCATCGTCAACACGGCCCTCAATCTAATGGCCGGGAAGGAACTGGCGTGGCAGCAACGCAAAGCCTTTTCGTTCGTGCTGACGCCGCGCTTCTGCGGCGGCCCGCTGACTGACTATCGGGAGACGGAAAAGTTCTGCGGCGGCATCAATCTCGGAACGGCGTTCGCCATTTCAGGCGCCGCGGTCTCTCCGAACATGGGATACCACAGCAGCGGGCCCATCGCCTTTCTGCTGACGCTTTTTAATGTCCGTCTCGGCTGGTGGGTCGGCAATCCGAAAAAAAACGACAAATACAAAAACCGAGGACCTAAACTCGGATTCCCGTATCTCCTCACGGAACTGTTCGGACAGTCCAACGCCGATCGCGGTTACGTCTACCTGTCTGATGGCGGGCACTTCGAGAACCTGGGAATTTACGAGTTGGTTCGAAGGAGATGCAAGTACATCGTCTGCTGCGACGCCGGAGCGGACCCGCTCACAACTTTCGAGGATCTGGGTAACGCGATTCGAAAAATCCGCGCCGACCTCGGCGTGAGCATCGAGATCGTCGGGGAGATGATCCGCCCCCAGCCCGGTCAGTCGCACAGCCGCTGGCATCAGGCCATCGGCGTGATTCGCTACGACCAGGTGGACTCCGGAGAATCGGTCGGAATGCTGGTTTATATCAAGGCATCGCTCACGGGCGACGAGCCGGCGGACGTGCTGGAGCATGCCGGCCGGCATCCTATGTTCCCGCACGACACCACCGCCGATCAATTTTTCGACGAATCGCAGTTCGAGTCGTACAGGAAGTTGGGCGAGCACGTCGCCTGGGAAGTTTTCCGCTCCGCGGCGCCGGAACTGAACAAAGGTTCGGACGCGATCTTCAATGCCCTGCGGCACCATTGGGTCTCCGTCCCTCCCGGCATCGAGGAGTCCTTCCTTCATCAGAAGGAGGCCTGGATCGAACTCGAAGCGAAACTGCGGGAAGATCCTCAACTCGCAGGTTACGATCTGAGAATCTATCCGGAGCTGGAGAGGCTGCTGGGCGCCGCTCCGCATGCATTGCTGGTGCGCGATCCGCGGGCGGAACTTCATTTTTGCAATCGCCAAATCCAACTCATGGAGAATGTGTTCATCGCTCTGCAGTTCCGCGAGTACCACGCGTACGCTCTCAATCGGGGCTGGATGAATCTGTTCCGCCGCTGGGCGGCGGCGCCGACGTTTCAAAAACTCTGGCCGGGACTCCGGGGCAGCTACAGCCGCAGTTTTGTCGACTTTGTCGAGGAGAATCTCCTCCCGCAATTTTATTTCGACATTGTGGAACAAGTCCCGGCGTATCTGGAGGCACAGTTGCTGGATGAATTCGAGCAGGATCGATTGAGCCTGGCGATCTTGCCGCAGGTTCGGCAGGTATTCGAGGAGCCTTTGCCTCTGGGCGCAACCGGCAGGAACGCAGTCTGGATCGTCGTGCCCCGCACCCTTCAACCGCCGACGGAAGCCTGGGGCATGGCGGTCGCCGCTCCGACGACCGACCCGAACGTGCATCAACTATTTGTGTGGATACGCGGGGCGCACCGGAACCTCGGCCTGGGGAGCGGATTGCTCGATAAGGCGATTCCCCTATTGAAGCAGAATTTTACCGGTCGCCGGCTGCTGGTGGATCTTGGAGGAGAAGATCCCAGCAGCGCCGGCTATCAACAACGAAAGGCCGCGTGGCTGCGCTTCTATTGCCAACGGGGATTCGAAAAAGATTCGTCCGACCGCAAACGGCTGCGCTTGACGCTCCAGCTCTGA